One region of bacterium genomic DNA includes:
- a CDS encoding helix-turn-helix domain-containing protein — protein MHNIHDRTQDLIMKAKSGNREALNALLIRYQERILRIVRLRLNPKLRQWLQSVDILQEALISASRG, from the coding sequence ATGCACAATATTCACGATAGAACACAAGACCTCATTATGAAAGCCAAATCAGGTAACAGAGAGGCACTAAATGCTCTCTTAATTCGATACCAGGAGAGGATACTTCGTATTGTACGATTACGGCTTAATCCTAAACTTCGGCAATGGCTACAGTCAGTAGATATTCTCCAGGAGGCACTTATTTCAGCTTCAAGAGGTTAG
- a CDS encoding response regulator: MKPAISKNILIVDDDKTFLESLTTGLGEEYPVVDGGEGKEAIDVVRKSAIDVARGDIKLLDIDGLEVLQEIKEINNKIGVILIFDKPNDIKNLKTRIKSLLKLRRDNTYNFREYPLDLENRIDRVKDCLRQIMVNINYTRSPMR, from the coding sequence ATGAAACCTGCAATTTCTAAAAATATACTAATAGTAGATGATGACAAGACTTTCTTAGAGAGTCTAACAACTGGTTTAGGTGAGGAATATCCAGTAGTGGATGGAGGGGAAGGAAAAGAGGCAATTGATGTAGTAAGAAAAAGTGCAATAGATGTAGCCAGAGGGGATATAAAATTACTTGATATAGACGGACTTGAGGTACTTCAAGAAATAAAAGAAATAAATAATAAGATAGGAGTTATTTTAATTTTTGATAAGCCAAATGATATAAAAAACCTGAAAACAAGGATAAAAAGTCTATTAAAATTAAGGAGAGATAACACTTATAATTTTAGAGAATATCCATTAGATTTAGAGAATCGGATTGATAGAGTAAAAGATTGCTTAAGACAAATAATGGTAAATATAAATTATACGAGGTCGCCCATGAGATAG
- a CDS encoding AraC family transcriptional regulator — MLKTNNGKYKLYEVAHEIGLSPKHLSRIFRENNGKSFTQLRIEIKMEYAKHLLKNTNLTIDQITYELGYSHWSSFTRMFKKKNGGSPTSYRKTNKMVAT, encoded by the coding sequence TTGCTTAAGACAAATAATGGTAAATATAAATTATACGAGGTCGCCCATGAGATAGGATTAAGTCCAAAACACCTGAGTAGAATATTTAGGGAAAATAATGGTAAAAGTTTTACGCAACTACGAATAGAAATAAAAATGGAATATGCAAAACACCTACTAAAAAATACCAACTTAACTATAGACCAGATAACTTACGAACTTGGCTATTCACACTGGAGTTCTTTTACGAGAATGTTTAAAAAGAAGAATGGAGGTTCACCGACTTCATATCGTAAGACAAATAAAATGGTTGCTACTTAA
- a CDS encoding MMPL family transporter, with protein MKKIIESWANFVVKHRIFVILGTIILVGTLFLPMKGLFFNNSDELWFVTNDPDLVNYRVFKERFGADDYIVVGLEGKKQDKNIFNAETLKVISEISTFLEDHKDIDKVVSISNYQYIHADEDVLQVDRIVPEELEDLSSFQIEEMLQIMQKETIIHDRIIAKDFRHTLILGRLVKISEDNSNYVRLVHDLKKFIADQKYQQKGWIFHYFGNPAVSEALFTLSMHDSNKIHPLMFLMLIILLLLFFRTITGLFMPLIVVAGAIITTFGILGLSGWGLNPLTISLNLLIIAVGIGDAIHIITKFYKFRAQGLESKAAAVESLKHLFIPCFYTSLTTVFGFMAISVSSHIAAIREFGILAMIGITMAFILSVTIMPALLSLIPGKDTGALRIVENSIVTRLTAKLLAFNVKNHKSIIVVALIFILASLLMTTTISLDTGIESYFKPQDKIRMDLDYADKIYKAGSRLEIMLDSGKGNGLKDPDYLNHALEFQNYLEQKIHMGKVNSYLNYLCKMNQTMHNNDPAYYKIPLSSELIAQYLLLYTSSGPNEDLSDLKTFDNRYMRISVNMKMLTSFKTNKEIKAIRDILQKDFKNLNGVVTGTTVLDSGRDKYVLTGLLKSFSLAVILITLCFLVIFRSIKYGILVLLPSLFPIVFAGGIMGISGINLDLPNMIIAAIIFGITVDDSIHFMTHYLNSRRQGDSIEVAIQASIRESGQAIIFTSLILFLSFSILALSAFVPNVHMGVFSALIVLVALFATLILLPAILLGIGKRAQRGCVGVDVE; from the coding sequence ATGAAAAAAATTATTGAATCTTGGGCTAATTTTGTAGTTAAACATCGTATATTCGTAATTTTAGGTACTATAATTTTAGTAGGCACCTTATTTCTACCTATGAAAGGACTTTTTTTTAATAATTCCGATGAACTATGGTTTGTGACTAATGATCCGGATCTGGTTAATTATAGAGTGTTCAAAGAACGTTTTGGTGCAGATGATTATATTGTAGTTGGCTTAGAAGGCAAAAAGCAGGATAAAAATATATTTAATGCAGAAACATTAAAGGTTATTTCTGAAATCAGTACTTTTCTGGAAGATCATAAAGATATTGATAAGGTAGTGTCAATTAGTAACTATCAGTATATTCATGCAGATGAAGATGTCTTGCAGGTGGACAGAATTGTGCCGGAAGAATTAGAAGATTTATCTTCATTTCAAATAGAGGAAATGTTGCAAATTATGCAAAAAGAAACCATAATTCATGATAGGATCATTGCTAAAGATTTTCGTCATACTTTGATTTTAGGTCGGTTAGTTAAAATAAGCGAAGATAATAGCAATTATGTACGACTGGTACATGATCTAAAAAAATTTATTGCAGATCAAAAATACCAACAAAAAGGCTGGATTTTTCACTATTTCGGAAATCCAGCTGTTTCAGAAGCTCTTTTTACCCTAAGCATGCATGACTCTAATAAAATTCATCCTTTAATGTTTTTAATGCTGATCATTTTACTCTTGCTTTTTTTCCGAACCATAACCGGACTTTTCATGCCCTTAATCGTAGTTGCTGGTGCGATTATTACTACTTTTGGCATATTAGGCCTTTCAGGCTGGGGGTTAAATCCTCTAACCATATCCTTGAATTTACTAATTATAGCAGTGGGTATTGGTGATGCGATTCATATTATTACAAAGTTTTATAAATTTCGTGCTCAGGGATTAGAATCAAAGGCAGCAGCAGTAGAATCGCTTAAACATTTATTTATACCCTGTTTTTATACCTCGTTAACCACGGTTTTTGGTTTTATGGCTATTAGTGTCAGCAGTCATATAGCAGCTATCAGAGAATTTGGGATACTGGCAATGATAGGTATTACTATGGCCTTTATTTTATCTGTGACAATAATGCCAGCACTTTTAAGTTTAATACCTGGAAAGGATACAGGAGCACTCAGAATAGTGGAAAATAGTATTGTTACCCGTTTAACTGCTAAGTTACTTGCTTTCAATGTTAAAAACCATAAAAGTATTATAGTAGTAGCTTTAATATTTATTCTGGCTTCTCTGTTAATGACGACTACTATTTCATTAGATACAGGTATAGAGAGTTACTTTAAACCACAGGATAAAATTCGGATGGACTTGGATTATGCTGATAAAATCTATAAAGCCGGTAGTAGGTTAGAGATTATGTTGGACAGTGGCAAGGGAAATGGCTTAAAAGATCCTGACTATTTAAACCATGCCTTAGAGTTTCAAAATTATCTGGAACAAAAAATCCACATGGGTAAAGTCAATTCCTATCTTAATTATCTTTGTAAGATGAATCAGACTATGCATAATAATGATCCTGCCTACTATAAAATTCCCTTAAGCTCAGAATTAATTGCGCAGTATTTGTTGCTCTATACCAGTTCCGGGCCAAATGAAGATTTATCTGATTTAAAAACTTTTGATAATCGATATATGCGGATTTCCGTCAACATGAAAATGCTGACTTCATTTAAGACAAATAAGGAAATTAAAGCAATCCGAGATATATTGCAAAAGGATTTCAAAAATTTAAATGGAGTTGTCACCGGAACAACTGTTTTAGATAGTGGTCGGGATAAATATGTTCTAACCGGCTTACTGAAATCATTCTCTTTAGCTGTAATTTTAATTACTCTCTGTTTCTTAGTGATTTTCCGTTCAATTAAATACGGAATATTAGTTCTGTTGCCCAGTTTATTTCCTATTGTTTTTGCTGGAGGGATTATGGGAATCAGTGGAATAAATTTAGATCTACCCAATATGATTATTGCTGCTATTATTTTTGGAATCACAGTGGATGATTCCATTCATTTTATGACACATTATCTTAACTCTCGACGTCAGGGAGATAGTATAGAAGTGGCCATTCAGGCATCTATCCGGGAATCAGGACAAGCTATAATTTTTACATCCCTGATTTTATTCTTAAGCTTTAGTATTTTAGCGCTATCTGCTTTTGTGCCTAATGTTCATATGGGAGTATTCTCCGCCCTGATAGTTTTAGTGGCTTTGTTTGCTACCCTGATATTATTACCGGCAATTCTATTAGGTATAGGTAAAAGGGCTCAACGTGGATGCGTGGGGGTAGATGTTGAATAA
- a CDS encoding outer membrane lipoprotein-sorting protein, which produces MAVSQDSDDDIDADYIMYKMDNLEDGDTAIMDLTMVLINRAGNKKIRKLKAFRKDYGKDSKSLAFFLTPADVKNTAFLGFNWDDLKKEDDIWIYLPALHKAKRIASSNKKDAYMGSDFSYADINGLDIRNWQHSIKESTDEVDGYACWVIESVPKDNIKEKVINETGYIKTLTWVRKDNFIMVQRKIWVKQGNRVKYLKASDIEKIQDIWTTKKMKMITTKNNRKEHESIFIIDKISYNQEMNDNIFTLQHMERGLNE; this is translated from the coding sequence ATGGCTGTCAGTCAGGATAGCGATGATGACATAGATGCTGATTATATAATGTATAAAATGGATAATCTTGAAGATGGTGATACTGCTATTATGGATTTAACTATGGTGCTGATCAATAGGGCAGGTAATAAAAAAATTAGAAAATTAAAAGCTTTTAGAAAAGACTATGGAAAAGATTCAAAATCTTTAGCCTTTTTTCTCACACCAGCAGATGTTAAAAACACAGCGTTTTTAGGATTTAATTGGGATGATCTGAAAAAAGAAGATGATATCTGGATATACTTGCCAGCTTTACATAAAGCTAAGCGGATTGCTTCCAGTAATAAGAAAGATGCCTATATGGGAAGTGATTTTAGCTATGCAGATATAAATGGTTTAGACATCAGAAATTGGCAACATAGTATAAAAGAAAGCACAGATGAAGTGGATGGTTATGCCTGCTGGGTTATTGAATCAGTACCTAAAGATAATATAAAAGAAAAAGTGATAAATGAGACAGGGTATATTAAAACTCTGACATGGGTAAGAAAAGACAACTTTATTATGGTACAAAGAAAGATATGGGTTAAGCAAGGTAATAGGGTTAAATATCTCAAAGCTTCAGATATAGAAAAAATACAGGATATATGGACAACTAAAAAAATGAAAATGATTACCACCAAAAATAACCGCAAAGAACATGAATCAATCTTTATCATAGACAAGATTTCCTACAATCAGGAAATGAATGATAATATTTTTACCTTACAGCATATGGAAAGAGGTTTAAATGAATAA
- a CDS encoding DUF1302 family protein, giving the protein MNKNYVPLIFGWVGMLISTIVFAQDSNDFFSDFLQEDTYFFNSSGGVALSGFYKQEIAYSYNSSDSNFNFVRQQPEISKIKSILDITLDAKILNQIKLKLNGRFFYDSYYLLKGREKFSSQLLEAHEREIDVGESFIEASITDYMWLKSGRQIIAWGESDIYQNTNVINPQDNRELGQEDITDRYIPALATKLTYLANTGEINLAVIHEVRANKYGASGSDYDPYIRLRSEEDIIIREKLPPSTLDNTQWGFRLRKALHSGDVSLIYADVFDKNPYLYFDDENVTLNLNRIQVYGIAGNYVLGQWLYKFDIARKIKSILMHKDMTEFSHKNIIQGMIGIDFTGITDLRLTLEINHTLIEAYKKNLQDDELSREWLITATYNMFNNCLHHNLFWTHLSNNNGDIFELETVYAYSDDIQISIGTIFYMASDKKGFIYPYRNNNRIFAGVKYSF; this is encoded by the coding sequence ATGAATAAAAATTACGTGCCCCTCATTTTTGGCTGGGTGGGTATGTTGATAAGTACTATAGTTTTTGCTCAAGATAGTAATGATTTTTTCTCTGATTTTTTGCAAGAAGATACTTATTTTTTTAATTCGTCAGGGGGGGTTGCCTTAAGTGGTTTTTATAAGCAGGAAATCGCTTATAGTTATAATTCTTCAGACTCAAACTTTAATTTTGTGCGACAACAGCCTGAAATATCTAAAATTAAATCAATCTTAGATATTACTTTGGATGCTAAAATCTTAAATCAGATTAAATTAAAATTAAATGGAAGATTTTTTTATGATAGCTATTATCTGCTCAAAGGCCGAGAAAAATTTTCCAGCCAATTATTAGAAGCACATGAAAGAGAAATAGATGTTGGGGAAAGTTTTATAGAAGCAAGTATCACAGATTATATGTGGTTAAAATCCGGTCGTCAGATAATTGCCTGGGGAGAATCTGATATCTATCAGAATACCAATGTTATTAATCCCCAGGACAATCGGGAATTAGGTCAGGAGGATATAACAGACAGATATATTCCTGCTTTGGCTACTAAACTTACTTATCTGGCAAACACTGGGGAAATAAATCTGGCAGTTATTCATGAAGTAAGAGCCAACAAATATGGTGCCAGCGGGTCAGACTATGATCCCTATATCAGACTTAGAAGTGAAGAAGATATAATTATCAGAGAAAAACTTCCCCCAAGTACTCTGGATAACACTCAGTGGGGATTTCGGTTACGAAAAGCTTTGCATAGCGGAGATGTTAGCTTAATTTACGCTGATGTATTTGACAAAAATCCATACTTATATTTTGATGATGAAAATGTTACCCTCAATCTCAATCGTATTCAGGTATATGGAATAGCCGGTAATTATGTGTTAGGGCAGTGGTTATATAAATTTGATATTGCCAGAAAAATTAAAAGTATATTAATGCATAAAGACATGACTGAATTTAGCCATAAGAATATAATCCAGGGCATGATAGGCATTGATTTTACTGGAATAACCGATTTAAGATTAACTTTAGAAATTAACCACACCCTAATTGAAGCATATAAAAAAAATTTACAAGATGATGAATTATCAAGAGAATGGTTGATTACAGCTACATATAATATGTTTAATAATTGTTTACATCACAATTTATTTTGGACACACTTATCTAACAATAATGGTGATATTTTTGAATTGGAAACAGTATATGCTTATTCGGATGATATTCAAATTTCTATAGGAACCATATTTTATATGGCCTCTGATAAAAAAGGGTTCATTTATCCATACAGAAACAATAATCGGATTTTTGCTGGGGTTAAATATAGTTTTTGA
- a CDS encoding cupin domain-containing protein: protein MDENLETLSSNWIRGKNKLIGEKAVIDTVSGNNMSVARYTMHEKMNVAKHSHGYEQIVYVLKGKMILTIEDKDFTMKSGDIQVILSEQEHSASIVDVPYQCIEFYSPKRNDMQLNK, encoded by the coding sequence ATGGATGAAAATTTAGAAACTCTAAGTTCAAATTGGATAAGAGGTAAGAATAAATTAATAGGTGAAAAAGCTGTTATTGATACAGTAAGCGGGAACAATATGAGTGTTGCAAGGTATACGATGCATGAAAAAATGAATGTGGCAAAACATTCTCATGGATATGAGCAGATTGTTTATGTTTTAAAAGGAAAGATGATTTTGACTATTGAAGATAAAGATTTCACAATGAAAAGTGGAGATATTCAAGTTATTTTAAGTGAACAAGAACATTCTGCCAGTATAGTTGATGTGCCATATCAATGTATCGAGTTTTATAGTCCTAAAAGAAATGATATGCAATTGAATAAATAA
- a CDS encoding radical SAM protein: MTCLQKDVLLIGDTFVANLLAKKNQDNGIEHMDNTTKQFLPSAAFEDSFFNALREDFQQITLSDTIEDLLNNSINPAGLHLSSILEKEGFSYDVINCSLKHHEKLVSFLKSTKYRVIGISTTFTLDRAYILNLIDLIKRNAPTSKIIVGGIFIVKLFKLQKKEILQKELSLLNADYFVFNEIGEQSLIDILNYEQYSKPDIQKVLNIAYKTESGFIINSYKTNDIDTSISNWILSNNTNYAFLRTSISCLFKCKFCDFPLIADKYKSKSIEVIQQEFKNIEKAGIKYIHFLDDTFNIPKQHFYTILNELAIKGYNFEWVAYIRCQHLDNETVSLMKETGCIGVFLGLESGNNDVLKNMNKGATVEKYLDGISFLHKYEIPTYGAFIIGFPGETNKSIEDTIRFIKQARLQYYRLFLWFYDLRCPIAHEAVKYSLEGSGYKWKHSTMTSDEAVEKCKFIWKEVNNSIHCTIPFDYTFYLNRNVNTKDIFNECLRRFNERNASQF; the protein is encoded by the coding sequence ATGACATGTTTGCAAAAGGATGTTCTTTTAATTGGTGATACCTTTGTTGCCAATTTGCTAGCTAAAAAAAATCAAGATAATGGTATTGAACACATGGATAATACGACAAAACAATTCTTACCAAGTGCAGCATTTGAAGATTCGTTTTTTAACGCTTTAAGGGAAGACTTTCAACAAATCACTCTATCTGATACCATAGAAGATTTGTTAAATAACTCAATTAATCCAGCAGGACTACATCTTTCATCAATTCTTGAGAAGGAAGGCTTTTCATATGATGTAATTAATTGTTCATTAAAACATCATGAAAAATTAGTTAGCTTTTTAAAAAGTACAAAATATAGAGTAATTGGAATATCAACTACATTCACATTAGATAGAGCATATATTCTTAATTTAATAGATTTGATAAAGAGAAATGCACCTACATCTAAAATAATAGTTGGGGGCATATTTATTGTTAAATTATTTAAACTGCAAAAAAAAGAAATATTGCAAAAAGAGTTATCGTTATTAAATGCTGACTACTTTGTATTTAACGAGATAGGAGAGCAATCATTAATCGATATTCTAAATTATGAGCAATACTCTAAACCTGATATTCAGAAGGTATTAAACATTGCATATAAAACTGAAAGTGGTTTTATAATTAATTCATATAAAACAAATGATATTGATACCTCTATTAGCAACTGGATATTATCAAATAACACAAACTATGCTTTTTTACGCACATCGATATCTTGTTTGTTTAAGTGCAAGTTTTGTGATTTCCCTCTTATAGCAGATAAGTATAAATCAAAATCAATTGAGGTTATACAACAAGAGTTTAAAAATATTGAAAAGGCTGGTATTAAATACATTCATTTTTTAGACGACACCTTTAATATACCAAAGCAACATTTTTATACCATATTAAATGAGCTTGCTATCAAAGGTTATAATTTTGAATGGGTTGCCTATATTAGATGTCAGCATCTTGATAATGAGACAGTTAGCTTAATGAAAGAAACTGGATGTATTGGCGTTTTTTTAGGGCTTGAGTCAGGTAATAATGATGTGTTAAAAAACATGAATAAAGGTGCAACTGTAGAAAAATATCTTGATGGGATTTCATTTTTACATAAGTATGAAATTCCGACTTACGGTGCTTTTATTATCGGATTTCCTGGAGAAACTAATAAAAGTATTGAGGATACAATTAGGTTCATAAAACAAGCTAGGTTACAATATTATCGATTATTTTTGTGGTTTTATGATCTTCGATGTCCAATAGCACATGAAGCTGTAAAATATTCACTTGAAGGTTCAGGATATAAGTGGAAACATTCAACAATGACATCAGATGAGGCTGTAGAAAAATGTAAATTTATATGGAAAGAAGTAAATAATTCTATCCATTGTACAATTCCCTTTGATTACACCTTTTATTTAAATAGAAATGTCAACACTAAAGATATCTTCAATGAGTGCTTAAGGCGTTTTAATGAACGGAATGCAAGCCAATTCTAA
- a CDS encoding class I SAM-dependent methyltransferase: MAERLQKMMEVKRELKNNFDVKGGFDELSEFYDSDELRFFLDSSKLMVKELDLTGVKNILDVATGTGHTAIEMAKIIPYGSITGIDISRSMLEKAEFKRGNLSNVEFKQHDMTFLELLYGKYDLITCSFGTYFAKDMVQFFKSVFDKLTEDGKIVLLNFAEESFMPYGMLFVKDLGKMGFFKEFPPSFSIQNRRCLDSLNMAKFENVKIIEKQLQYTIKNPAEWWKIIWGTACRSFLADLSLQDIEVFKDYHLKKIKTMIDEGINTYKVNILIIIGTK; this comes from the coding sequence GTGGCTGAACGGTTACAAAAAATGATGGAAGTTAAAAGAGAATTAAAAAATAATTTTGATGTTAAGGGCGGCTTTGATGAATTATCTGAATTCTACGATTCAGATGAATTGCGCTTCTTTTTAGACAGCTCCAAACTAATGGTTAAGGAACTTGACCTGACGGGTGTTAAAAATATTTTAGATGTAGCAACAGGTACAGGTCATACTGCCATTGAAATGGCAAAAATTATACCCTACGGTAGTATAACTGGAATTGATATTTCTCGTTCTATGCTTGAAAAAGCAGAATTTAAAAGGGGCAATTTATCTAATGTTGAGTTTAAGCAGCATGATATGACGTTTTTAGAATTGCTATATGGTAAATATGATCTTATTACTTGTTCGTTTGGGACATACTTTGCTAAGGACATGGTTCAATTCTTCAAAAGTGTATTCGATAAATTAACTGAAGATGGGAAAATTGTATTACTTAACTTTGCAGAGGAATCATTTATGCCATACGGTATGTTGTTTGTTAAAGATTTAGGGAAAATGGGTTTTTTCAAAGAATTTCCACCGTCATTTTCTATTCAAAATCGTAGATGTTTAGATAGTTTGAATATGGCGAAATTCGAAAATGTCAAAATAATAGAAAAACAATTGCAATATACAATAAAAAATCCGGCAGAATGGTGGAAAATTATATGGGGTACAGCATGCAGGAGTTTTTTAGCAGATTTATCACTTCAAGATATAGAAGTCTTTAAAGATTATCATCTAAAAAAAATAAAAACAATGATTGATGAAGGTATAAATACATATAAGGTCAATATATTAATTATAATTGGAACCAAATAG
- a CDS encoding AMP-binding protein produces MNRLDEIINIRKESNEIAIIHKNKFISYKELFIYASNLSNIICENKTGVSPNIVIYLEKSIEYIISIFGILKSGATYIPIDYQIPLERLNYIIKNCNSSFIITNSNGVKKLRNQIYSNMKFIIIDDFKNDTQPELNNNPNLIYWYNKDKKDYFDNKNYNAEIAYIIYTSGSTGHPKGVMIKNESVVAFILSIIELVSYNSETRYLNVSPLHFDASVVDIFCTLYAGGTLILMDNFVLPNSLLATMQDQRITDTLLVSSILKLLTSRYSKLESFDLTHLKTIWYGAESCPVKVIKEIKKKLPNIRFIHGYGPTEATHTTTLYIFDEIDNN; encoded by the coding sequence ATGAATAGGTTGGATGAAATAATTAATATCAGAAAAGAGTCTAATGAAATAGCTATTATCCATAAGAATAAATTTATTAGCTATAAAGAGTTATTTATTTATGCATCTAATTTAAGTAATATCATATGTGAGAATAAAACTGGAGTATCCCCAAATATAGTTATTTATCTTGAAAAATCAATAGAATATATTATCAGTATTTTCGGCATATTAAAGTCTGGGGCTACTTATATACCAATAGATTATCAAATTCCGCTTGAGCGTTTGAACTATATTATTAAGAACTGTAATTCATCCTTTATCATTACTAATAGCAATGGAGTTAAAAAGTTAAGAAATCAAATATATAGTAATATGAAATTTATTATTATTGATGATTTCAAGAATGATACACAACCAGAATTAAATAATAATCCAAATTTAATTTATTGGTATAACAAGGACAAAAAAGATTATTTCGATAATAAAAACTACAATGCGGAGATTGCCTATATAATTTACACTTCTGGTTCAACGGGACATCCGAAAGGAGTAATGATAAAAAATGAAAGTGTAGTAGCTTTTATTTTATCTATAATAGAATTAGTTTCTTATAATAGTGAGACACGATATTTAAATGTTTCTCCATTACATTTTGATGCTTCAGTTGTTGATATTTTTTGCACATTATATGCTGGTGGAACTCTTATTTTAATGGATAATTTTGTTTTACCAAATAGTCTCTTAGCAACTATGCAAGATCAAAGGATTACTGATACTCTTTTAGTGTCCTCAATTCTTAAATTACTCACTAGCAGATACAGTAAGTTGGAATCATTTGACTTAACCCATTTAAAAACTATTTGGTATGGAGCTGAGTCATGTCCAGTGAAAGTAATAAAGGAAATCAAGAAAAAACTACCAAATATTAGATTTATACATGGATATGGGCCTACAGAGGCCACTCATACCACAACTTTATATATTTTTGATGAAATTGATAATAATTAA